The following proteins come from a genomic window of Verrucomicrobium sp.:
- the mraZ gene encoding division/cell wall cluster transcriptional repressor MraZ — protein sequence MFQGASALTLDAKGRMSIPSRYRDALQTQAEGRVTITKHPDGCLLLFPRPEWEIFRDKVDKLPMNATWWKRIFLGNAMDVDMDGAGRVLVSPELRTAGALEKEVTLLGMGRHFELWNAQTYAEKEQAAIAEGMPEALKNFTF from the coding sequence GTGTTCCAAGGGGCGTCGGCGCTGACGCTCGATGCGAAAGGGCGGATGTCTATTCCCTCTCGGTATCGGGATGCGCTGCAAACACAGGCAGAGGGCCGGGTGACGATCACCAAGCACCCGGACGGCTGCCTGTTGCTCTTTCCGCGCCCGGAGTGGGAAATCTTTCGCGACAAGGTCGACAAGCTGCCCATGAACGCGACCTGGTGGAAGCGCATTTTTCTCGGCAATGCAATGGACGTCGATATGGACGGCGCAGGGCGCGTGCTCGTGTCGCCGGAATTGCGCACGGCCGGCGCGCTGGAAAAAGAAGTGACGCTGCTCGGCATGGGCCGGCACTTCGAATTATGGAATGCACAAACCTACGCCGAGAAGGAACAGGCGGCGATCGCCGAGGGCATGCCCGAAGCGTTGAAGAATTTCACGTTCTGA
- a CDS encoding UDP-N-acetylmuramoyl-L-alanyl-D-glutamate--2,6-diaminopimelate ligase: protein MSALRHKHPAQRQIADALTWLHAHVQPGAHLHADTRSLAAGDVFFAYAVDGADNRPFIEGAIERGAAAVLVQPEGFSGAIDPSNTLAVPALNELAGSIASGWYNDPSDSMLTVGITGTNGKTSCSQWISAALTALGTRCAIIGTLGTGLPGHLVHTGFTTPDAPQLQRSLAQLRDAGAQAVAMEVSSHALHQGRVNGTAFDIAVFTNLTQDHLDYHQTFEAYEAAKARLFAWPELRAAVINRDDAAGRRLLASTQGHARTIAYGLDSEQGALQDAPRADALLLASNVRATATGTAFHLSTSEWGDAEVEVQTLGAFNVSNLLGVLGALLAADVPFEAALAELAKLEPVNGRMQRLGGRLQNDEPLVVIDYAHTPDALEKTLEALRPMAAARGGELICMFGCGGDRDATKRPLMGAIAEKIADGVVVTSDNPRSEDPQSIIEQIAAGMKDASKARRIEDRASAILQAIRSAAREDVIVLAGKGHEATQEIMGKKRAFSDQDHARLALAARATQARGGGE, encoded by the coding sequence ATGAGCGCGCTGCGTCACAAGCATCCCGCGCAGCGGCAGATCGCCGACGCCCTCACCTGGCTGCACGCTCACGTGCAGCCAGGCGCGCATCTGCACGCCGACACGCGCTCGCTCGCGGCCGGCGACGTGTTTTTCGCCTACGCGGTGGACGGCGCGGACAACCGCCCGTTCATCGAGGGTGCGATCGAACGTGGCGCCGCCGCCGTGCTGGTTCAGCCCGAGGGCTTCAGCGGCGCGATCGATCCGTCGAACACGCTCGCCGTGCCGGCGTTGAACGAACTCGCGGGTTCGATCGCGAGCGGCTGGTACAACGACCCGAGCGACAGCATGCTGACGGTCGGCATTACCGGCACGAACGGCAAGACTTCGTGCAGCCAGTGGATCTCGGCGGCGCTGACGGCGCTCGGCACGCGTTGCGCGATCATCGGCACGCTCGGCACGGGTTTGCCCGGTCACCTGGTGCACACGGGTTTCACCACGCCCGACGCACCGCAGCTGCAACGCAGCCTCGCGCAATTGCGCGACGCGGGCGCGCAGGCGGTGGCCATGGAAGTGTCGTCGCACGCGCTGCACCAGGGGCGCGTGAACGGCACGGCGTTCGACATCGCCGTGTTCACGAATCTCACGCAGGACCATCTCGACTATCACCAGACGTTCGAAGCCTACGAAGCCGCCAAAGCGCGCCTCTTCGCCTGGCCCGAACTGCGTGCGGCCGTGATCAATCGCGACGATGCAGCCGGCCGCCGTTTGCTCGCCAGCACGCAAGGCCATGCGCGCACGATTGCCTACGGCCTCGACAGCGAACAAGGCGCGCTGCAGGACGCGCCGCGAGCTGACGCGTTGCTGCTGGCCTCGAATGTGCGCGCCACGGCCACGGGCACCGCGTTCCATCTGAGCACCTCGGAGTGGGGCGATGCCGAAGTCGAAGTGCAAACGCTCGGCGCGTTCAACGTGAGCAATCTGCTCGGCGTACTGGGCGCGTTGCTTGCCGCCGACGTGCCGTTCGAAGCCGCGCTGGCCGAACTGGCGAAGCTCGAACCGGTGAACGGCCGCATGCAGCGTCTGGGCGGCCGCTTGCAGAACGACGAACCGCTCGTCGTGATCGATTACGCGCACACGCCGGACGCGCTGGAAAAGACGCTCGAAGCGCTGCGCCCGATGGCGGCCGCACGCGGCGGCGAACTGATCTGCATGTTCGGCTGCGGCGGCGACCGCGACGCGACCAAGCGTCCGCTGATGGGCGCGATCGCCGAGAAGATCGCCGACGGCGTCGTCGTGACCAGCGACAACCCGCGCAGCGAAGATCCGCAATCGATCATCGAGCAGATCGCGGCGGGTATGAAAGACGCGTCGAAGGCGCGCCGTATCGAGGACCGCGCAAGCGCGATCCTGCAGGCGATCCGCAGCGCCGCGCGCGAAGACGTCATCGTGCTGGCCGGCAAGGGGCACGAAGCAACACAGGAAATCATGGGTAAGAAACGCGCTTTCTCCGATCAGGATCACGCTCGCCTCGCGCTGGCCGCGCGCGCGACGCAGGCACGCGGAGGTGGCGAATGA
- the mraY gene encoding phospho-N-acetylmuramoyl-pentapeptide-transferase, with the protein MLLALAQWLQNDASFLRVFSYLTFRAVMATITALLIGLVCGPAVIRKLTAMKVGQAVRKDGPQTHLVKSGTPTMGGVLILLGIAVATLLWADLTNRFIWIVMLVTFGFGVIGWVDDYRKVVYKDPRGMSSREKYFWQSVIGLFAAVYLAFSVSEASNVRVYDLFMAWVRSGLSMGLPPHADLMLPFVKSISYPLGVWGFIVLTYLVIVGASNAVNLTDGLDGLVIMPVVLVGASLGVFAYVMGSSVYSKYLLFPHIAGAGELLIFCSAMGGAGLAFLWFNTHPAQMFMGDVGALALGGALGTVAVIVRQEIVLFIMGGIFVAETLSVMLQVTWFKFTKRRFGEGRRLFKMAPLHHHFELSGWKETQVVVRFWIITLMLCLFGLSTLKLR; encoded by the coding sequence ATGCTACTGGCGCTGGCGCAATGGCTGCAGAATGACGCAAGCTTCTTGCGCGTGTTCAGTTATCTGACTTTCCGTGCGGTGATGGCGACCATCACCGCGCTGCTGATCGGGCTCGTCTGCGGCCCGGCGGTGATCCGCAAGCTGACCGCCATGAAGGTCGGTCAGGCCGTTCGTAAAGACGGCCCGCAAACTCACCTCGTCAAATCCGGCACGCCGACCATGGGCGGTGTGCTGATTCTGCTCGGCATTGCCGTGGCCACGTTGCTGTGGGCCGATCTGACCAATCGCTTCATCTGGATCGTGATGCTCGTCACGTTCGGTTTCGGCGTGATCGGCTGGGTCGACGATTACCGCAAGGTGGTCTACAAGGATCCGCGCGGCATGTCGTCGCGCGAAAAGTATTTCTGGCAGTCGGTGATCGGCCTGTTCGCCGCCGTGTACCTCGCGTTCAGCGTGTCCGAAGCGAGCAATGTGCGCGTGTATGACCTGTTCATGGCGTGGGTGCGCAGCGGCCTGTCGATGGGCCTGCCTCCCCACGCCGACCTGATGCTGCCGTTCGTCAAATCGATCAGCTATCCGCTCGGCGTGTGGGGCTTCATCGTACTGACGTATCTGGTGATCGTCGGCGCGAGCAACGCGGTCAATCTCACCGACGGCCTCGACGGTCTCGTGATCATGCCGGTCGTGCTGGTCGGCGCGTCGCTCGGCGTGTTCGCTTACGTGATGGGCAGCTCGGTCTACTCGAAATACCTGCTGTTTCCGCATATTGCCGGTGCGGGCGAACTGCTGATCTTCTGTTCGGCAATGGGTGGGGCGGGGCTCGCGTTCCTCTGGTTCAACACGCACCCGGCGCAGATGTTCATGGGCGACGTCGGCGCGCTGGCGCTCGGCGGCGCGCTCGGCACGGTCGCGGTGATCGTGCGCCAGGAAATCGTGCTCTTCATCATGGGCGGCATTTTCGTCGCGGAGACGCTCTCCGTGATGTTGCAGGTGACCTGGTTCAAATTCACCAAGCGTCGTTTCGGCGAAGGGCGGCGTCTCTTCAAGATGGCGCCGCTGCATCACCACTTCGAATTGTCGGGTTGGAAGGAAACGCAAGTGGTCGTGCGCTTCTGGATCATCACGTTGATGTTGTGTCTCTTTGGTTTGTCCACGCTCAAACTGCGTTAA
- the murF gene encoding UDP-N-acetylmuramoyl-tripeptide--D-alanyl-D-alanine ligase, protein MFSLREAAALIPGSTVLGDDSVAFERISTDSRSAGPGDLFVAIKGDRFDAHDFLPDVAARNVTAALASRTPQDWNVPTLQVTDTRVGLGALARGWRRKFSMPLVAVTGSNGKTTVKEMIASIFAAAVGADARLATAGNFNNDIGLPLTLFRLHAAHQLAVVELGMNHPGETSDLAKIAEPTVAVVNNAQREHQEFMATVEAVALEHASVIHALSPQGIAVFPADDAYASIWRVAATGNRIMDFALNSAERTTEAAVKGTFAGNILSIDTPEGHIEVTLQVLGDHNAHNALAATSAALAAGVSLDAIRRGLESFGAVKGRLQVKQAVLGTLAGATVIDDTYNANPDSMRAAIDVLAPRPAPRVLVMGDMGEVGDNGPAFHREIGAYAKERGIDALYAMGDASRDACTAYGANAHHVADVGTLVAQLQQAGFGPAATLLVKGSRFMQMERVVDAVTSPQPNAAGSTPAAH, encoded by the coding sequence ATGTTCTCGCTGCGTGAAGCTGCGGCGCTGATCCCGGGCTCGACCGTGCTCGGCGACGACAGCGTCGCTTTTGAACGCATCTCGACCGACAGCCGCAGCGCCGGCCCGGGCGATCTGTTCGTCGCGATCAAGGGCGACCGGTTCGACGCGCACGACTTCCTGCCGGACGTGGCCGCGCGTAACGTCACGGCGGCACTGGCCTCGCGCACGCCGCAAGACTGGAACGTGCCCACGCTGCAAGTCACCGACACGCGTGTAGGTCTGGGTGCGCTCGCACGCGGCTGGCGCCGCAAGTTCAGCATGCCGCTCGTCGCCGTGACGGGCAGCAACGGCAAGACCACGGTCAAGGAAATGATCGCGTCGATCTTCGCGGCCGCGGTCGGCGCCGACGCACGTCTCGCCACTGCGGGCAACTTCAACAACGACATCGGCTTGCCGCTCACGCTGTTCCGTCTGCACGCAGCGCATCAACTGGCGGTAGTCGAACTCGGCATGAACCATCCGGGCGAAACCTCTGACCTCGCGAAAATCGCCGAGCCGACCGTCGCGGTAGTAAACAACGCACAGCGCGAGCACCAGGAATTCATGGCGACCGTCGAAGCCGTCGCGCTGGAACACGCAAGCGTGATTCACGCGCTCTCGCCCCAAGGTATCGCCGTGTTCCCCGCCGACGACGCTTACGCGAGCATCTGGCGAGTGGCCGCAACCGGCAACCGCATCATGGACTTCGCGCTGAACTCCGCGGAGCGCACCACTGAAGCTGCGGTAAAAGGCACGTTCGCCGGCAACATCTTGAGCATCGACACGCCGGAAGGCCATATCGAAGTCACGCTGCAAGTGCTCGGCGACCACAATGCGCACAACGCACTCGCCGCAACGTCAGCCGCTCTCGCCGCAGGCGTGTCGCTCGACGCGATCAGGCGCGGCCTCGAGTCGTTCGGCGCAGTAAAGGGCCGCTTGCAGGTGAAGCAAGCCGTACTCGGCACGCTCGCCGGCGCAACCGTGATCGACGACACCTACAACGCTAACCCCGATTCGATGCGCGCCGCAATCGACGTGCTCGCCCCGCGCCCCGCGCCCCGCGTGCTGGTGATGGGCGACATGGGCGAAGTCGGCGACAACGGTCCGGCGTTCCACCGCGAAATCGGCGCGTACGCGAAAGAACGCGGTATCGACGCGCTGTACGCAATGGGCGACGCCTCGCGCGACGCCTGCACCGCGTATGGCGCGAACGCGCACCACGTCGCCGACGTCGGCACGCTGGTCGCGCAATTGCAGCAGGCCGGTTTCGGTCCTGCCGCAACGCTTCTCGTGAAAGGCTCGCGCTTCATGCAGATGGAGCGCGTGGTGGACGCCGTAACGAGTCCACAACCCAACGCAGCGGGCAGCACGCCCGCCGCACATTGA
- a CDS encoding porin, which yields MKKSLLALAALGAFAGVAHAQSSVTLYGIIDEGFNINTNAGGKHLYNLSSGVLQGSRWGLRGTEDLGGGLKAIFVLENGFDVNNGKLGQGGLMFGRQAYVGLSSQFGTVTLGRQYDSVVDYVGPLEAGDQWGGYIAAHPGDLDNFNNAYRTNNTVKYTSANYGGLTFGGTYSFGGVAGNITSNQIWSLGAGYNNGPLVLGVGYLNARTPAASGGLFNNGGTAAAANAAVTSPVYAGFASANTYQVIGAGGAYTFGAATVGVTYSNVRFGNLGSSYASPFRGQSATFNNGEVNFKYQLTPALLVGAAYDYTRGAEINGGSRAQYHQGAVGVDYFLSKRTDVYVTGVYQHALGDTVNAAGATVDATAGINGLTGSSNQNQFTARVGIRHKF from the coding sequence ATGAAAAAGTCGCTTCTCGCTCTCGCAGCACTGGGCGCATTCGCAGGCGTCGCACATGCACAGAGCAGCGTGACCCTGTACGGTATCATTGACGAAGGCTTCAACATCAACACCAATGCAGGTGGCAAGCACCTGTACAACCTGTCCAGCGGTGTTCTGCAAGGCTCGCGTTGGGGCCTGCGTGGCACGGAAGATCTGGGCGGCGGTCTGAAGGCAATCTTCGTGTTGGAAAACGGCTTTGACGTGAACAACGGCAAGCTGGGTCAAGGCGGCCTGATGTTCGGTCGTCAAGCTTACGTCGGTCTGTCGAGCCAGTTCGGTACGGTCACGCTGGGTCGTCAGTACGACTCCGTGGTCGACTACGTCGGTCCGCTGGAAGCCGGCGACCAATGGGGCGGCTACATCGCTGCTCACCCGGGCGACCTGGACAACTTCAACAACGCGTACCGCACCAACAACACGGTCAAGTACACGAGCGCAAACTACGGCGGCCTGACGTTCGGCGGCACGTACAGCTTCGGCGGCGTCGCTGGCAACATCACGTCGAACCAGATCTGGTCGTTGGGCGCTGGCTACAACAACGGTCCCCTCGTTCTCGGCGTGGGTTACCTGAACGCACGTACGCCGGCAGCTTCGGGCGGCCTGTTCAACAACGGCGGTACGGCTGCAGCAGCAAACGCAGCAGTCACGTCGCCGGTCTACGCTGGCTTCGCTTCGGCTAACACGTATCAAGTGATCGGCGCAGGCGGTGCTTACACGTTCGGCGCGGCAACGGTCGGCGTGACGTACTCGAACGTTCGCTTCGGCAACCTGGGCTCGTCGTACGCTTCGCCGTTCCGCGGTCAGTCGGCTACGTTCAACAACGGCGAAGTCAACTTCAAGTATCAGTTGACCCCGGCATTGCTGGTCGGCGCAGCGTATGACTACACGCGCGGTGCTGAAATCAACGGCGGCTCGCGTGCTCAGTACCACCAAGGCGCAGTTGGCGTGGACTACTTCCTGTCGAAGCGTACCGACGTGTACGTGACGGGTGTCTACCAGCACGCTCTGGGCGATACGGTCAATGCAGCAGGCGCAACGGTCGACGCAACGGCTGGCATCAACGGTCTGACGGGTTCGTCGAACCAGAACCAGTTCACGGCTCGCGTCGGTATTCGCCACAAGTTCTAA
- the ftsL gene encoding cell division protein FtsL, with protein sequence MNRLNIFLLIIVMGCALSVVNATNQQRQIFIQLQRAQSQERQLQQDYSQLQYQQSALSKTSRIEQIATDSLKMQSVTTGRTQYLTLDPGAAKAEDAPIPTSGPASAPAATRRGGVR encoded by the coding sequence ATGAACCGCCTCAATATCTTCCTGCTGATTATCGTGATGGGCTGCGCCTTGTCGGTCGTCAACGCCACCAATCAGCAGCGTCAGATCTTTATCCAGTTGCAGCGCGCCCAATCGCAGGAGCGCCAGTTGCAGCAGGACTATTCGCAACTTCAATATCAGCAGAGCGCGTTGTCGAAAACGTCGCGCATCGAGCAGATCGCCACTGATTCCCTGAAGATGCAATCGGTCACCACCGGCCGCACGCAATACCTCACGCTCGATCCGGGCGCGGCGAAAGCCGAAGACGCACCGATTCCGACTTCCGGCCCGGCATCGGCGCCGGCAGCGACCCGTCGCGGAGGCGTGCGATGA
- a CDS encoding penicillin-binding protein 2 produces MKKSSARKSVAFSANPILSVRLPMWRSKLVVFMLFMAFVALTARAFWIQGPGNAFYQKQGEIRYQRRLELPATRGKILDRNGLVLATSLPVRAIWAIPESVPDDLGADKLTALGKLLGMTNKELRAKLSEDKNFVYVKRQVPVDVAEKVTALDIPGIYARDEYKRFYPEGEITAHLIGFTNVEDEGQEGVELGDQKLLAGVSGSRRVIKDRMGHIIEDVDEQVVPHNGQDVDLSIDSKIQYIAYTNLKAAVEKFKAKAGAAMVIDVRTGEVLALVNYPTYNPNDRTHLTGDQLRNRILTDTFEPGSIMKPFTVSLALDLHRVTPTTLVDTGGGRFVLDGAPITDDSAFGVLTVGGVIQKSSNIGATKIAMQLKPEEMWNMYTSIGLGQAPKVGFPGAAAGRLRPWKSWRRIEQATMSYGYGLSVSLFQLGRAYTAIAHDGEIMPVSIFRTPGDQPATGPQIFAPTTAREVRAMLETVTAPGGTSPDAAVPGYRVGGKSGTAYKHGAHGYDHSKYRASFVGMAPMPNPRIVVAVSVDEPTAGSHFGGQVSGPVFSSIVGDTLRSLNVPPDMPVKQMVVSDDSAPPAPTAPATPATVKKLSTSAGAKKMTISANAKSHPGVVR; encoded by the coding sequence ATGAAAAAATCGTCGGCTCGCAAGAGCGTCGCCTTCTCGGCCAACCCGATCCTGTCGGTGCGCCTGCCGATGTGGCGCTCGAAACTCGTCGTGTTCATGCTGTTCATGGCGTTCGTCGCGCTCACCGCGCGCGCCTTCTGGATTCAGGGCCCGGGCAACGCGTTCTATCAGAAGCAGGGTGAAATCCGCTATCAGCGCCGGCTCGAACTGCCGGCCACGCGCGGCAAGATTCTCGACCGTAACGGTCTCGTGCTGGCCACGAGTCTGCCGGTGCGCGCCATCTGGGCGATTCCCGAATCGGTGCCGGACGACCTCGGCGCCGACAAGCTGACCGCGCTCGGCAAGCTGCTCGGCATGACGAACAAGGAACTGCGCGCCAAGCTGTCGGAAGACAAGAACTTCGTCTACGTGAAGCGCCAGGTGCCGGTGGACGTCGCCGAGAAAGTCACCGCGCTGGACATCCCCGGCATTTACGCGCGCGACGAATACAAGCGCTTCTATCCGGAAGGCGAGATCACGGCTCACCTGATCGGCTTCACCAACGTGGAAGACGAAGGCCAGGAAGGCGTCGAACTCGGCGACCAGAAGCTGCTCGCCGGCGTGTCGGGCAGCCGCCGCGTGATCAAGGACCGCATGGGCCACATCATCGAGGACGTGGACGAGCAGGTCGTGCCGCACAACGGCCAGGACGTGGATCTCTCGATCGACAGCAAGATTCAGTACATCGCTTATACGAACCTGAAGGCGGCCGTCGAGAAATTCAAGGCGAAGGCCGGCGCGGCGATGGTGATCGACGTGCGCACCGGCGAAGTGCTGGCGCTCGTCAATTACCCGACCTACAACCCGAACGACCGCACCCACCTGACCGGCGACCAGTTGCGCAACCGCATCCTGACCGACACGTTCGAGCCCGGCTCGATCATGAAGCCGTTCACGGTCTCGCTCGCGCTCGATCTGCACCGCGTCACGCCGACTACACTGGTTGATACAGGCGGCGGCCGTTTCGTGCTTGACGGCGCGCCGATTACCGACGACAGCGCGTTCGGCGTGCTGACGGTGGGCGGCGTGATCCAGAAGTCGAGCAACATCGGCGCGACGAAGATCGCCATGCAGCTCAAGCCCGAAGAGATGTGGAACATGTACACCAGCATCGGTCTCGGCCAGGCGCCGAAGGTCGGCTTCCCGGGCGCGGCGGCTGGCCGTCTGCGTCCGTGGAAGAGCTGGCGCCGCATCGAGCAGGCGACCATGTCGTATGGCTATGGTCTGTCGGTGTCGCTGTTCCAGTTGGGCCGCGCTTACACCGCGATCGCGCATGACGGCGAGATCATGCCGGTGTCGATCTTCCGCACGCCAGGCGATCAGCCGGCCACCGGCCCGCAGATCTTCGCGCCCACTACAGCGCGCGAAGTGCGCGCCATGCTCGAAACCGTCACGGCGCCGGGCGGCACCTCGCCGGATGCGGCGGTGCCGGGCTATCGCGTCGGCGGCAAGAGCGGTACGGCGTACAAGCACGGCGCGCACGGTTACGACCACTCCAAATATCGCGCGTCGTTCGTCGGCATGGCGCCCATGCCGAATCCGCGCATCGTCGTGGCCGTTTCGGTCGACGAACCGACGGCGGGCAGCCACTTCGGCGGTCAGGTGTCGGGTCCGGTGTTCTCGAGCATCGTCGGCGATACGCTGCGCTCGCTGAACGTGCCGCCGGACATGCCGGTCAAGCAAATGGTGGTGTCGGACGACTCGGCCCCGCCCGCACCGACTGCGCCCGCCACGCCTGCCACGGTCAAGAAACTCTCCACTAGCGCCGGCGCGAAGAAGATGACGATTTCCGCGAACGCGAAAAGCCATCCGGGAGTCGTGCGATGA
- the coq7 gene encoding 2-polyprenyl-3-methyl-6-methoxy-1,4-benzoquinone monooxygenase, translating to MSRGLPKRLEALDSRPSLLNPLWYTGALAIGFAAGRLGDRVSLGFMAETERQVEQHLDQHLDELPAADHESRAIVEQMRVDEAGHGKAAMDAGGVELPFPARALMRAVSKVMTRTAYYI from the coding sequence ATCTCGCGTGGACTTCCGAAACGTCTCGAAGCACTCGACTCGCGTCCGAGCCTGCTGAACCCGCTCTGGTACACCGGCGCATTGGCTATCGGTTTCGCCGCAGGCCGTCTTGGCGATCGGGTGAGTCTCGGCTTCATGGCCGAGACCGAACGTCAGGTCGAGCAGCATCTGGATCAGCATCTCGACGAGTTGCCGGCCGCCGACCACGAGTCGCGCGCCATTGTCGAGCAGATGCGGGTCGACGAAGCCGGTCACGGCAAGGCGGCGATGGATGCCGGCGGCGTCGAATTGCCGTTCCCCGCGCGTGCGCTCATGCGCGCGGTGTCGAAGGTGATGACGCGCACCGCCTATTACATATAA
- the rsmH gene encoding 16S rRNA (cytosine(1402)-N(4))-methyltransferase RsmH has protein sequence MGNELQHRTVLLEEAVGALVTRADGVYVDGTFGRGGHSRLVLEKLGESGRLIAFDKDPLAIATAQQIADPRFGIVHESFASLRTAVAERGVGRVSGVLLDLGVSSPQVDDPERGFSFRADGPLDMRMDPTRGESAADWLARATVQELTEVIRDYGEERFAFQIAKALVARRAESDRLGPLVSTGELAQIVANVVKTREKGKDPATRTFQAIRIHINQELAELQVVLEAALSLLEQGGRLVVISFHSLEDRIVKRFMQAHASTPTVDRRLPIRAVDLPSPPLKIIGRVFASDAEVAANPRARSAVMRVAERIAP, from the coding sequence ATGGGAAACGAATTGCAGCATCGCACGGTGCTGCTGGAAGAAGCGGTTGGCGCGCTGGTCACGCGCGCGGACGGCGTGTATGTGGACGGCACGTTCGGGCGCGGCGGTCATAGCCGGCTGGTGCTGGAGAAGCTGGGCGAGTCGGGGCGGCTCATCGCGTTCGACAAAGACCCGCTCGCCATCGCCACGGCGCAGCAGATCGCGGATCCGCGCTTTGGCATCGTGCACGAGAGTTTTGCTTCACTGCGCACCGCGGTTGCGGAGCGCGGCGTAGGGCGGGTGTCGGGCGTGTTGCTGGATCTGGGCGTGTCGTCGCCGCAAGTCGACGACCCGGAGCGGGGTTTCAGTTTTCGCGCCGACGGCCCGCTCGACATGCGGATGGATCCCACGCGCGGCGAGTCCGCGGCTGACTGGCTGGCGCGGGCCACGGTGCAGGAATTGACGGAGGTGATACGAGATTATGGGGAAGAACGGTTTGCTTTTCAGATTGCAAAGGCGCTTGTTGCTCGCCGGGCAGAGTCCGACCGTCTTGGGCCTCTCGTCAGCACGGGCGAGCTTGCCCAAATCGTGGCTAACGTCGTCAAAACCCGTGAGAAGGGCAAGGATCCGGCAACCCGCACCTTTCAAGCTATACGGATTCACATCAATCAAGAGCTTGCGGAGCTGCAAGTCGTTTTAGAAGCAGCGTTGTCGCTGTTGGAGCAAGGGGGGCGGCTGGTGGTCATCAGCTTTCATTCGCTCGAGGACCGGATCGTCAAGCGATTCATGCAGGCGCACGCAAGTACGCCTACGGTGGATCGCCGCCTGCCGATTCGCGCCGTCGACCTGCCGAGCCCTCCGCTCAAAATCATCGGCCGTGTGTTCGCGAGCGACGCTGAAGTCGCCGCCAACCCGCGCGCCCGTTCTGCCGTGATGCGCGTGGCGGAGCGGATCGCACCATGA